One window from the genome of Motilibacter aurantiacus encodes:
- a CDS encoding GTPase, with protein sequence MSGLLGTRRRTRELPDRLDALEAVVEAGDGRLAPDAVAAARRVLEQAGQRMRLSPETTVVALAGGTGSGKSSLFNALVGQPVSSAGVRRPTTSDTHAAVWPPAEAGPLLDWLGVQRRHVLSEEPALHGLVLLDLPDHDSTDPAHRLEAERLVGLVDILVWVVDPQKYADAALHERYLSRLRAHRAVTLLLLNQADLLPPEGVEACVADLRRLLKADGLGTAPVLAVSARTGAGLEELRSVLAAAVGRRAAAAERLAADVDDVVDRLAADLAEPAEGAALGTVGRKERARLREALSAAAGVPVVEDAVRRASRARTTAATGWPFTRWVGRLRRDPLRRLHVEAPEARSSLPPPSPVARASVYGAVRAVVDGASRGLPEPWARAVGAAAAAREEGLDDALDRAMTGSSLSDVRRPRLWERGVRLLQWALALVALAGLLWLTALFAVEWARLPDPPTPDVGPFALPTVLLLGGIVAGLLVALASRWVGRVSARRAARRVGAELRRRIDEVADAYVLTPVKEELQRYVAAREALRRAG encoded by the coding sequence GTGAGCGGGCTGCTCGGGACGCGCCGGCGCACGCGCGAGCTGCCCGACCGTCTCGACGCGCTGGAGGCCGTGGTCGAGGCGGGCGACGGGCGGCTCGCGCCGGACGCCGTGGCGGCCGCGCGGCGGGTGCTGGAGCAGGCGGGCCAGCGCATGCGGCTCTCCCCCGAGACGACCGTCGTGGCGCTGGCGGGCGGCACCGGGAGCGGGAAGTCCTCGCTGTTCAACGCGCTCGTGGGGCAGCCGGTCTCCAGCGCCGGGGTGCGGCGGCCGACGACCTCGGACACGCATGCGGCCGTGTGGCCGCCGGCGGAGGCCGGGCCCTTGCTCGACTGGCTCGGGGTGCAGCGACGGCACGTGCTCTCGGAGGAGCCGGCGCTGCACGGCCTCGTCCTGCTCGACCTGCCGGACCACGACTCCACCGACCCCGCGCACCGGCTCGAGGCCGAGCGCCTGGTCGGGCTGGTCGACATCCTGGTCTGGGTCGTCGACCCGCAGAAGTACGCCGACGCGGCCCTGCACGAGCGCTACCTGTCCCGGCTGCGGGCGCACCGTGCCGTGACCCTGCTCCTGCTCAACCAGGCCGACCTGCTGCCGCCCGAGGGCGTCGAGGCGTGCGTGGCGGACCTGCGGCGGCTGCTCAAGGCCGACGGGCTGGGCACTGCGCCCGTCCTCGCGGTGTCCGCCCGGACCGGGGCGGGGCTGGAGGAGCTGCGCTCGGTCCTCGCCGCCGCGGTGGGGCGCCGGGCAGCGGCCGCCGAGCGGCTCGCCGCCGACGTGGACGACGTCGTCGACCGGCTCGCGGCCGATCTCGCCGAGCCGGCGGAGGGTGCTGCGCTGGGCACCGTGGGACGCAAGGAGCGGGCGCGGCTGCGCGAGGCGCTCTCCGCCGCCGCCGGCGTGCCCGTCGTCGAGGACGCGGTCCGCCGGGCCTCCCGGGCGCGGACGACCGCCGCGACCGGCTGGCCGTTCACGAGGTGGGTCGGCCGGCTGCGCCGCGACCCGCTGCGGCGGCTGCACGTGGAGGCGCCCGAGGCGCGCTCGTCCCTCCCGCCGCCGTCCCCGGTGGCCCGGGCGTCGGTCTACGGCGCCGTCCGCGCCGTGGTGGACGGCGCCTCGCGCGGGCTGCCCGAGCCGTGGGCGCGCGCGGTCGGCGCCGCCGCTGCCGCCCGCGAGGAGGGCCTGGACGACGCGCTCGACCGGGCCATGACCGGGTCGAGCCTTTCCGACGTACGCCGGCCCCGGCTCTGGGAGCGCGGGGTGCGCCTGCTGCAGTGGGCCCTCGCGCTCGTCGCCCTCGCCGGCCTGTTGTGGCTGACGGCGCTCTTCGCCGTGGAGTGGGCCCGGCTGCCCGACCCGCCCACGCCCGACGTCGGCCCGTTCGCGCTGCCCACCGTGCTGCTGCTCGGCGGGATCGTCGCGGGGCTGCTCGTCGCCCTCGCGTCCCGGTGGGTGGGCCGGGTATCGGCCCGGCGGGCCGCCCGGCGGGTGGGGGCCGAGCTGCGCCGGCGCATCGACGAGGTCGCCGACGCGTACGTGCTCACCCCGGTCAAGGAGGAGCTGCAGCGCTACGTCGCCGCGCGGGAGGCGCTGCGCCGGGCCGGATGA
- a CDS encoding HAD family hydrolase — MAGTARGVLLDVDGTLVDTTYLHTVAFWQAFRQFGHDVPMARIHRSVGMGADKLVAHLLGAGRDTGQDEDLQHAHSSLYSTFWQRLRPLPGAVDLLRECKRRGLTVVLASSASADELSALRATLDAEDLIDVATGSADAEGSKPEPDILEAALAKSGLAADQVVFVGDSVWDVEAAARLDIPCIGLECGGTNADELTDRGAVEAYWGPAELLGAFDRSALARLLR; from the coding sequence ATGGCCGGCACGGCACGCGGAGTGCTGCTCGACGTCGACGGCACGCTCGTCGACACGACGTACCTGCACACGGTGGCCTTCTGGCAGGCCTTCCGCCAGTTCGGCCACGACGTGCCGATGGCGCGGATCCACCGGTCCGTCGGCATGGGGGCGGACAAGCTCGTCGCCCACCTGCTGGGGGCTGGCCGGGACACCGGGCAGGACGAGGACCTGCAGCACGCGCACTCCAGCCTCTACTCGACGTTCTGGCAGCGGCTGCGGCCCCTTCCCGGCGCGGTCGACCTGCTGCGCGAGTGCAAGCGCCGCGGGCTGACCGTCGTCCTCGCGTCGTCGGCCTCCGCGGACGAGCTGAGCGCCCTCCGGGCGACGCTCGACGCCGAGGACCTCATCGACGTGGCCACCGGCTCGGCCGACGCCGAGGGCAGCAAGCCCGAGCCCGACATCCTGGAAGCCGCCCTGGCGAAGTCTGGGTTGGCCGCCGATCAGGTCGTGTTCGTCGGGGACTCGGTCTGGGACGTGGAGGCCGCCGCGAGGCTCGACATCCCTTGCATCGGCCTCGAGTGCGGCGGCACCAACGCCGACGAGCTGACCGACCGGGGCGCGGTGGAGGCGTACTGGGGCCCGGCGGAGCTGCTCGGCGCGTTCGACCGGTCCGCGCTGGCCCGGCTGCTCCGCTGA
- a CDS encoding dynamin family protein yields MEQAAPVDASAGGDGPRSGEDGLLAQLTTLRSALEGLAFPLELDGAGAARAERRALAGQLDDYVLPRLRSIEAPLLAVVGGSTGAGKSTLLNSLVGARVSASGVLRPTTRAPVLVHAPQDAAWFTGPRVLPGLARDTVAPGSPGSPGSLALLPSAAVPAGLALLDAPDIDSVVAENRELAAQLLAAADLWVFVTTAARYADAVPWSFLREASGRSAAVAVVLDRVPPEAQEEVAAHLRGMLAEEGLADAPLFVIAEGDVREGLLADDAAVPVRDWLHGLAGDAAARAAVVRRTLHGALAAYPERVGGLAAALDAQATAAGTLRAAASEPYAAATGRVDAALEDGSLLRGEVLARWQELVGTGELLRQLESRLGRLRDRVVSAVRGRPAPGEELAVALESGVEALVLAEADRAAERAVSAWRVAPGGVGLLAAGGAPELAHASPQLRADAQRTVRAWQGGLLELVRQEGAGRKATARVLSYGVNGAGLVVMVAVFASTGGLTGGELLVAGGTSVVGQKLLEALLGDEAVRRLAAKARADLRGRLDALLAGERERFTRLVDAALPDPEAGERLRTQVGGLARELRGAR; encoded by the coding sequence ATGGAGCAGGCTGCTCCTGTGGACGCGAGTGCGGGCGGCGACGGGCCGCGCAGTGGCGAGGACGGGCTGCTCGCGCAGCTCACGACGCTGCGCAGCGCGCTGGAGGGGCTGGCGTTCCCGCTCGAGCTGGACGGCGCGGGCGCCGCCCGGGCGGAGCGTCGCGCGCTGGCGGGCCAGCTGGACGACTACGTGCTCCCCCGCCTGCGCAGCATCGAGGCCCCGCTCCTCGCCGTGGTCGGAGGCTCGACCGGCGCGGGCAAGTCGACGCTGCTCAACTCCCTCGTCGGGGCGCGGGTGTCGGCGTCCGGCGTGCTGCGGCCCACCACCCGCGCGCCCGTTCTTGTCCACGCCCCGCAGGACGCCGCGTGGTTCACCGGGCCGCGCGTGCTGCCCGGGCTGGCGCGCGACACCGTCGCGCCCGGCTCCCCCGGCTCCCCGGGCAGCCTCGCCCTGCTCCCGAGCGCGGCCGTGCCGGCCGGGCTCGCCCTGCTCGACGCCCCCGACATCGACTCGGTCGTCGCGGAGAACCGCGAGCTGGCCGCGCAGCTGCTCGCGGCAGCCGACCTGTGGGTGTTCGTGACGACCGCCGCCCGCTACGCCGACGCGGTGCCCTGGTCGTTCCTGCGCGAGGCCTCGGGGCGCAGCGCGGCCGTGGCCGTCGTCCTGGACCGGGTGCCGCCCGAGGCGCAGGAGGAGGTCGCCGCGCACCTGCGCGGGATGCTCGCCGAGGAGGGGCTCGCGGACGCGCCGCTCTTCGTCATCGCCGAGGGCGACGTGCGCGAGGGGCTGCTCGCCGACGACGCGGCCGTCCCGGTGCGGGACTGGCTGCACGGGCTGGCCGGGGACGCCGCGGCGCGGGCCGCGGTCGTGCGCCGCACCCTGCACGGGGCGCTCGCCGCCTACCCGGAGCGGGTCGGGGGGCTCGCGGCCGCGCTCGACGCCCAGGCGACGGCCGCCGGGACGCTGCGAGCGGCGGCCTCCGAGCCGTACGCAGCGGCGACCGGGCGGGTCGACGCGGCGCTCGAGGACGGGTCACTGCTGCGCGGCGAGGTGCTCGCCCGCTGGCAGGAGCTCGTCGGCACCGGGGAGCTGCTGCGCCAGCTGGAGTCTCGGCTCGGCCGGCTGCGCGACCGGGTCGTGTCGGCCGTCCGGGGCCGGCCGGCCCCCGGCGAGGAGCTGGCCGTGGCACTGGAGTCGGGGGTGGAGGCGCTCGTGCTCGCCGAGGCGGACCGGGCCGCCGAGCGGGCGGTCTCCGCCTGGCGCGTCGCGCCCGGCGGGGTGGGGCTGCTGGCCGCGGGCGGCGCCCCCGAGCTGGCGCACGCGTCGCCGCAGCTGCGCGCGGACGCGCAGCGGACGGTCCGCGCCTGGCAGGGCGGCCTGCTCGAGCTCGTCCGCCAGGAGGGGGCCGGGCGCAAGGCCACCGCACGGGTGCTGTCCTATGGCGTGAACGGGGCGGGCCTCGTGGTGATGGTGGCGGTCTTCGCCTCGACCGGCGGGCTGACCGGCGGGGAGCTGCTCGTGGCCGGCGGCACCTCGGTCGTGGGGCAGAAGCTGCTCGAGGCGCTGCTGGGCGACGAGGCCGTACGCCGGCTCGCCGCCAAGGCCCGCGCCGACCTGCGCGGGCGGCTGGACGCGCTGCTCGCCGGCGAGCGCGAGCGGTTCACCCGGCTGGTGGACGCCGCCCTGCCCGACCCGGAGGCGGGCGAGCGGCTCCGAACGCAGGTCGGCGGGCTGGCGCGTGAGCTGAGGGGTGCCCGGTGA
- a CDS encoding DNA polymerase IV has translation MDDGTLTEPLLVAHLDLDAFFAQVEELAKPSIRGRPVVVAGRGGRGVITTANYPARRFGVHSAMPSWQGRALAPHAVWLSPRGTAYSEHSTAALAPIRATFSRVEQVAYDEVYVDLSSARTPDELAALDPDDGPDPALAVHGVAWVADPYAACTALRQAVWDATGLTASVGVARHKLGAKLASESSKPAGAAVLDAAAEAELLPTLEAKALPGIGPVSARKLAGAGIRTVADVRAAGEPTVVGLLGQAHGTAVWDLAHGRDTRRVEYDRERKSVGAERTLPADLRDLESLRATHAAVFAEAHRRLLRSGAAARTVTVKVRYADFTIETRAASLAAPTDEEPALRAAAEHALAATSAPGTGVRLVGVAFSALDTVAQLLLSLGDEAAAELVPELAPAATPGFHPAYARDASTAADPRLGAGPADGPGPLVTEQSAPGSDVVHDELGRGWLVGAGHGVASVRFETSTSPPARSATVRLADGVLRHCDPEPPRPAAGPAPWKA, from the coding sequence GTGGACGACGGGACGCTCACGGAGCCGCTCCTCGTCGCGCACCTCGACCTCGACGCGTTCTTCGCCCAGGTCGAGGAACTGGCCAAGCCCAGCATCCGGGGCCGCCCCGTGGTCGTGGCCGGGCGCGGGGGACGGGGCGTCATCACGACGGCGAACTACCCGGCACGACGCTTCGGCGTGCACTCGGCCATGCCGTCCTGGCAGGGCCGGGCACTGGCGCCGCACGCCGTCTGGCTCTCCCCGCGCGGGACGGCGTACTCCGAGCACTCCACGGCCGCGCTCGCCCCGATCCGGGCGACGTTCTCCCGCGTGGAGCAGGTGGCGTACGACGAGGTCTACGTCGACCTCTCCTCCGCCCGCACGCCGGACGAGCTCGCCGCGCTCGACCCCGACGACGGGCCCGACCCGGCGCTCGCGGTGCACGGCGTCGCCTGGGTGGCCGACCCGTACGCCGCCTGTACCGCGCTGCGGCAGGCGGTCTGGGACGCGACCGGCCTCACCGCCTCGGTGGGGGTCGCCCGGCACAAGCTCGGCGCGAAGCTGGCCTCGGAGTCGTCGAAGCCGGCCGGCGCCGCTGTGCTCGATGCCGCCGCCGAGGCCGAGCTGCTCCCGACCCTCGAGGCGAAGGCCTTGCCCGGCATCGGCCCGGTCAGCGCGCGCAAGCTGGCCGGCGCCGGGATCCGCACCGTCGCCGACGTCCGGGCGGCCGGCGAGCCGACCGTCGTGGGCCTGCTGGGGCAGGCGCACGGCACCGCCGTGTGGGACCTGGCCCACGGGCGGGACACCCGGCGCGTCGAGTACGACCGCGAGCGCAAGTCGGTCGGGGCCGAGCGCACCCTTCCGGCGGACCTGCGCGACCTGGAGTCGCTGCGGGCCACTCACGCCGCCGTCTTCGCCGAGGCGCACCGCAGGCTGCTGCGCTCGGGGGCCGCGGCGCGCACCGTCACGGTGAAGGTGCGCTACGCCGACTTCACCATCGAGACCCGGGCCGCCTCGCTGGCCGCGCCGACCGACGAGGAGCCGGCGCTGCGCGCCGCGGCCGAGCACGCGCTGGCCGCGACCTCCGCACCGGGGACCGGCGTCCGTCTCGTCGGCGTCGCCTTCTCCGCCCTCGACACCGTGGCCCAGCTGCTGCTCTCGCTGGGCGACGAGGCCGCCGCCGAGCTCGTGCCCGAGCTGGCGCCCGCGGCCACGCCCGGCTTCCACCCCGCGTACGCCCGGGACGCCTCCACCGCGGCCGACCCCAGGCTCGGGGCGGGCCCTGCCGACGGGCCCGGCCCGCTCGTGACCGAGCAGTCGGCGCCCGGCTCCGACGTCGTGCACGACGAGCTCGGGCGCGGCTGGCTGGTCGGCGCCGGGCACGGGGTGGCGTCGGTGCGGTTCGAGACCTCCACCTCGCCGCCGGCGCGCTCGGCCACCGTGCGCCTGGCCGACGGGGTGCTGCGCCACTGCGACCCCGAGCCTCCCCGTCCGGCGGCCGGCCCTGCTCCGTGGAAGGCATGA
- a CDS encoding sulfatase family protein codes for MSALTARDSTRRPTVPEPLVPPARRPNILLVVDDQHQRDALGCAGRAGLRTPNLDRLAASGLRSTRAYGQPTCTPSRASLHTGRLPHAHGAYSVGVDLPDGNPSLPAHLSAAGYATRLIGKSHLSSWQGPDSPELQRGATARWGAHSGSYAGYDQVELSFGHGSWGASGHYRLWLYDKGCTDAEIAAMTRLRPAAGEGQVAAFDWDLPPELYDSSWATERAIAHMRELSDGDQPFFLSVNYQGPHHPFVAPRDADVDRPDVVPPAYVPGEHADKPPHYRAAREGRLREAGYVLDPGFPMPGQCHGQDFRAVDEEWARATLSRYHYAIEQIDACVGQLLDELDALGIADDTIVVFTSDHGELGGAHGLWMKGPFSYEESTAIPLLVRWPNGGIRGGRVDDGLVSLTDLAPTLLRAAGVEVPLRMDDGHDLLPQWRGERRVRESVVLEYLDDPRLLASATIVTDSWKLTAYLGGVYAGREDEVGELYDAGGGELVNLWDDEGSRKAKAEHLDALHRAVPPLSMWRVPPRVGGV; via the coding sequence GTGTCGGCGCTGACCGCCCGCGACAGCACCCGCCGCCCGACCGTCCCGGAGCCCCTCGTGCCCCCCGCCCGCCGCCCCAACATCCTGCTCGTCGTCGACGACCAGCACCAGCGCGACGCCCTCGGCTGTGCCGGACGAGCGGGCCTGCGCACCCCCAACCTGGACCGGCTCGCCGCCTCCGGCCTCCGGTCGACCAGGGCGTACGGCCAGCCGACCTGCACCCCGTCGCGCGCGAGCCTGCACACCGGTCGGCTCCCGCACGCGCACGGTGCCTACTCGGTCGGTGTCGACCTTCCCGACGGCAACCCCAGCCTGCCCGCGCACCTGAGCGCGGCCGGCTACGCGACCCGGCTGATCGGCAAGAGCCACCTCTCCTCCTGGCAGGGCCCGGACAGCCCCGAGCTGCAGCGCGGGGCCACCGCCCGGTGGGGCGCGCACAGCGGCTCCTACGCCGGCTACGACCAGGTCGAGCTGAGCTTCGGGCACGGCTCGTGGGGCGCGAGCGGCCACTACCGGCTCTGGCTCTACGACAAGGGCTGCACCGACGCCGAGATCGCCGCCATGACCCGGCTGCGGCCGGCGGCGGGCGAGGGCCAGGTCGCGGCGTTCGACTGGGACCTGCCGCCCGAGCTGTACGACAGCAGCTGGGCCACCGAGCGCGCCATCGCACACATGCGCGAGCTGTCCGACGGCGACCAGCCGTTCTTCCTCTCGGTGAACTACCAGGGGCCGCACCATCCGTTCGTGGCGCCGCGTGACGCCGACGTCGACCGGCCCGACGTCGTGCCCCCGGCGTACGTACCGGGGGAGCACGCGGACAAGCCGCCGCACTACCGGGCCGCCCGCGAGGGCCGGCTCCGCGAGGCGGGCTACGTCCTCGACCCCGGCTTCCCCATGCCCGGCCAGTGCCACGGCCAGGACTTCCGGGCGGTCGACGAGGAGTGGGCGCGCGCCACCCTGAGCCGCTACCACTACGCCATCGAGCAGATCGACGCCTGCGTCGGGCAGCTGCTCGACGAGCTCGACGCGCTCGGTATCGCCGACGACACGATCGTGGTCTTCACCAGCGACCACGGGGAGCTGGGCGGTGCCCACGGGCTCTGGATGAAGGGGCCGTTCTCCTACGAGGAGAGCACGGCGATCCCGCTGCTGGTGCGCTGGCCGAACGGCGGCATCCGCGGTGGCCGGGTCGACGACGGGCTGGTCAGCCTCACCGACCTCGCGCCGACGCTCCTGCGTGCCGCCGGGGTCGAGGTCCCGCTGCGGATGGACGACGGGCACGACCTGCTGCCGCAATGGCGGGGCGAGCGACGGGTCCGCGAGTCCGTGGTCCTGGAGTACCTCGACGACCCGCGCCTGCTCGCGTCGGCCACGATCGTCACCGACAGCTGGAAGCTGACCGCCTACCTCGGGGGCGTCTACGCCGGGCGCGAGGACGAGGTCGGCGAGCTCTACGACGCCGGGGGAGGCGAGCTCGTCAACCTCTGGGACGACGAGGGCTCGCGCAAGGCGAAGGCCGAGCACCTCGACGCGCTGCACCGGGCGGTGCCGCCGCTGTCGATGTGGCGGGTCCCGCCGCGGGTCGGCGGCGTCTGA
- a CDS encoding YqjF family protein — MHPVPITATAPDLPAPGFGILGQSWRDLAFVHWRVPPGSVAPLLPPGTRPDVHDGSSWVGLIPFRMVGAGIGRGPAVPWLGSFAETNVRLYSVDEQGRRGVVFRTLEASRLAVVLGARAAFALPYSWARMRVVEQGGVLTYTSRRRWPTPRGTCTRIVVRPGRALAPGDALAGFLTARWGLHTRVLGRTVYVPNQHETWPLQRAELLELEDALVAACGLPGVAARPPDSVLFSRGVRTVFGLPFAATRPLGNVPVTKPL, encoded by the coding sequence GTGCACCCCGTGCCCATCACCGCGACCGCGCCCGACCTGCCCGCTCCCGGCTTCGGCATCCTCGGCCAGTCCTGGCGTGACCTCGCCTTCGTGCACTGGCGCGTCCCGCCCGGGTCCGTCGCCCCGCTGCTGCCCCCGGGCACCCGCCCGGACGTGCACGACGGGTCGAGCTGGGTCGGCCTCATCCCGTTCCGCATGGTCGGCGCGGGCATCGGGCGCGGGCCGGCCGTGCCCTGGCTCGGGTCCTTCGCGGAGACCAACGTGCGGCTGTACTCGGTCGACGAGCAGGGGCGGCGCGGCGTGGTGTTCCGGACGCTCGAGGCGTCCCGGCTGGCCGTCGTCCTCGGCGCCCGCGCCGCGTTCGCCCTGCCGTATTCGTGGGCGCGGATGCGGGTCGTCGAGCAGGGCGGGGTGCTGACCTACACCTCGCGCAGGCGGTGGCCGACGCCCCGCGGCACCTGCACCCGCATCGTCGTACGGCCCGGCAGGGCGCTGGCGCCCGGGGACGCGCTGGCCGGCTTCCTCACGGCGCGGTGGGGGCTGCACACGCGCGTGCTCGGGCGGACGGTCTACGTCCCCAACCAGCACGAGACGTGGCCGCTGCAGCGGGCGGAGCTGCTGGAGCTGGAGGACGCGCTGGTCGCCGCGTGCGGCCTTCCGGGCGTCGCCGCGCGCCCCCCGGACTCGGTGCTCTTCTCCCGCGGAGTCCGCACGGTCTTCGGCCTGCCGTTCGCCGCCACGCGGCCGCTCGGGAATGTTCCCGTGACCAAACCGTTATAG